One stretch of Chryseobacterium indologenes DNA includes these proteins:
- the recF gene encoding DNA replication/repair protein RecF (All proteins in this family for which functions are known are DNA-binding proteins that assist the filamentation of RecA onto DNA for the initiation of recombination or recombinational repair.), which produces MIIKKLSLYNFKNHSEKKFEFSPQINCFVGNNGAGKTNILDALHYLSVGKSFLGNTDLNNIKKEEDFFTIDAEIQNEDGEDNIRVTQPKEAKKVIKKNDKSYDRLADHIGYLPSVMISPYDSNLISDSGESRRKFLDAMISQTDSEYLFDLIQYQKTIQQRNALLKYFAKNRTWDKDSLEIYDEPITRFGTKIFNKRKVFVEQLNPIVQNFYQIISGGKETVSVIYESHLLENTFEELLKESLEKDRMLTYTSKGIHKDDLLFEMDHVLIKKIGSQGQQKSFLISLKLAQMSLVKELTKKTPILLLDDIFDKLDDTRVSQLIELVNRESFGQIFITDTHRERTESVVKKINEESVIFDI; this is translated from the coding sequence ATGATTATCAAGAAGCTTTCCCTATATAATTTCAAAAACCATTCTGAGAAAAAATTTGAATTCTCCCCTCAAATCAATTGTTTTGTGGGCAATAATGGCGCAGGCAAGACCAATATTCTGGATGCACTGCATTATTTATCAGTAGGTAAAAGTTTTTTGGGGAATACAGATCTGAACAATATAAAAAAAGAGGAAGATTTCTTCACGATTGATGCGGAAATTCAGAATGAAGATGGTGAAGATAATATCAGAGTCACCCAGCCTAAAGAAGCCAAAAAGGTGATTAAAAAGAATGATAAAAGTTACGACAGACTTGCTGATCATATTGGATATCTTCCCAGTGTAATGATCTCACCTTATGATTCAAACCTTATTTCAGATTCCGGAGAAAGCCGAAGAAAGTTTCTGGATGCGATGATCTCCCAAACGGATTCTGAGTATCTTTTTGATCTGATCCAATATCAGAAAACCATTCAGCAGAGAAATGCTTTACTGAAGTATTTTGCTAAAAACAGAACCTGGGATAAGGATTCGCTGGAAATTTATGATGAGCCTATAACAAGATTTGGGACCAAGATATTCAATAAAAGAAAGGTATTTGTAGAGCAATTAAATCCTATTGTTCAAAATTTTTACCAGATTATTTCAGGTGGAAAGGAAACCGTTTCTGTGATCTATGAATCTCACTTATTAGAAAATACTTTTGAGGAACTTTTAAAGGAAAGTCTTGAAAAAGACCGTATGCTGACGTATACATCCAAGGGAATTCATAAGGACGATCTTCTTTTTGAAATGGATCATGTTTTAATCAAAAAAATAGGTTCTCAGGGACAGCAAAAGTCTTTCCTGATCTCTTTAAAACTAGCTCAGATGAGTTTAGTAAAGGAACTGACAAAGAAAACACCGATTCTATTGCTTGATGATATTTTTGATAAACTTGATGACACCAGAGTTTCGCAATTAATTGAATTGGTTAACCGTGAAAGTTTCGGGCAGATTTTTATCACAGATACGCACAGAGAGCGTACAGAAAGTGTAGTGAAGAAAATTAATGAAGAGAGTGTTATTTTTGATATTTAG
- a CDS encoding ABC transporter substrate-binding protein — protein MKKKILLLFTVFSLIACKRESKISSSDWTNISNRTQYKEQDGSLELKSGNFTYNFKQNQTPFKKIILLNASMAGYISELGAENLIIGVSSPEYIYSEKIQNLIKEGKIQNVGSDQKYDVEKIISMKPDAIFTNYIASFDNAYQLLKNNGIQVIFLDEYMEQQPLQKTAYVKLFGELFGKEKEAEAKYQEVEKNYNDLKKLALTAKEKPVVLANEMYGDVWYLPGGNTSVAHYIADANATYIMKDNKDEKALTMSFEEVYAKTNDVQYWVNVGNHTSKKEMLGVNPFYGKLNVFNKGKLYTIAGKERKMANDFFESGVVRADLILKDYIKIFHPELLPDYQLTYMKELQ, from the coding sequence ATGAAAAAGAAAATTTTACTTTTATTTACGGTATTTTCGCTAATTGCCTGTAAAAGAGAATCAAAAATTTCGTCCTCAGATTGGACAAATATCTCAAATCGTACCCAATACAAGGAACAAGACGGAAGTTTGGAGCTGAAATCGGGAAATTTTACCTATAATTTTAAGCAAAATCAAACTCCTTTCAAGAAAATCATTCTGCTTAATGCAAGTATGGCAGGGTATATTTCAGAGCTTGGAGCAGAAAATTTAATCATTGGAGTTTCAAGTCCTGAGTATATTTATTCAGAAAAAATCCAGAACCTGATTAAAGAAGGGAAAATTCAGAATGTGGGAAGCGATCAGAAGTATGATGTGGAGAAAATTATTTCCATGAAACCGGATGCGATTTTCACCAATTATATTGCAAGTTTCGACAATGCTTATCAGTTATTGAAGAACAATGGTATTCAGGTGATATTCCTGGATGAGTATATGGAACAGCAGCCATTGCAGAAAACAGCTTATGTAAAACTGTTCGGAGAGCTTTTCGGAAAAGAAAAAGAAGCTGAAGCTAAATATCAGGAAGTAGAGAAAAATTATAATGATCTGAAGAAACTGGCCTTAACAGCAAAAGAAAAACCTGTTGTACTGGCCAATGAAATGTATGGAGATGTTTGGTATCTTCCGGGTGGAAACACTTCAGTGGCTCATTATATTGCTGATGCTAACGCTACTTATATTATGAAAGATAATAAGGATGAAAAAGCCTTAACGATGAGTTTTGAAGAAGTGTATGCGAAAACAAATGACGTACAGTATTGGGTGAATGTAGGAAATCATACCTCAAAAAAAGAAATGTTGGGTGTGAATCCTTTTTACGGAAAACTGAATGTATTCAATAAAGGAAAGTTGTATACAATAGCAGGAAAAGAAAGAAAAATGGCTAACGACTTCTTTGAAAGCGGTGTGGTAAGAGCAGATCTGATCCTTAAAGATTATATTAAAATCTTCCATCCTGAACTTTTACCGGATTATCAACTGACTTATATGAAAGAATTACAGTAA
- a CDS encoding recombinase family protein, with product MIIADLYIRVSTDEQAEKGYSQRDQNERLRKYCENNNILVNKVIYEDHSAKSFERPEWKKYLIEIKKKSHKSNVVLFTKWDRFSRNTGDAYQMISLLQKNHIIPQAIEQPLDMSIPENKLMLAIYLSTPEVENDRRALNTFHGMRRAKKEGRLMGIAPYGYINRSHEDGKKYIARKEPEASNIAWAFNEVSKGHMPADHVRLQMNKREGVSLSRSAFAKAMRNPVYCGKIYIEDYKQEEAYYTDGKHEALISERLFYQVQQIMDKKRKVEGPGGRVLGNDRFPLRGLLTCPRCGKNLTASGAKGKSKTYYYYHCHYKCGFRFDSDTLNHLFEAEISKLEYNPIIKDLMKEILLDNYKQFTYDIEAKRKSISKEISLLHEKIANARDKYLSDKLDEDDYKEIKILTKTQIEQLELELHHIVSESKELDIKTKIENALDSMENLSNLYQQGDLLTKRTIGCLIFPQKVEFDGKSFQTPKMNIVAQCIYQYNSGLGNKKNRHKRVKTPNVGLVSSTGFKPVTF from the coding sequence ATGATAATTGCAGATCTATACATAAGAGTTTCCACCGATGAACAAGCTGAAAAAGGCTATTCCCAAAGAGATCAGAACGAGAGACTACGCAAATATTGTGAAAACAATAATATATTAGTTAACAAGGTTATTTACGAAGATCATTCAGCTAAAAGCTTTGAGCGCCCGGAGTGGAAAAAGTATCTGATTGAAATTAAGAAAAAAAGTCACAAAAGCAATGTTGTCCTGTTTACCAAGTGGGATCGGTTCAGCCGTAACACAGGAGATGCTTATCAGATGATAAGTCTTCTCCAGAAAAATCACATTATTCCCCAAGCCATTGAACAGCCTCTGGATATGTCGATCCCTGAGAATAAATTGATGCTCGCCATCTATCTGTCCACTCCAGAAGTGGAAAACGACAGAAGAGCGTTGAATACTTTTCACGGCATGCGAAGAGCGAAGAAAGAAGGCCGATTGATGGGAATCGCACCATACGGCTATATTAACAGAAGCCACGAGGATGGAAAAAAGTACATTGCCCGTAAGGAGCCGGAAGCATCAAATATTGCCTGGGCTTTCAATGAAGTTTCCAAAGGTCATATGCCGGCTGATCATGTACGGTTACAGATGAATAAGAGGGAAGGAGTTTCTTTGTCGAGAAGTGCATTTGCAAAAGCAATGAGAAATCCGGTTTATTGCGGTAAAATTTATATAGAAGATTATAAACAGGAAGAGGCCTATTACACTGATGGAAAACACGAAGCGTTGATTAGCGAACGACTATTCTACCAAGTGCAGCAGATCATGGATAAAAAAAGAAAAGTAGAGGGTCCGGGCGGAAGAGTTTTAGGTAACGACCGCTTTCCGCTTCGAGGTCTTCTTACCTGTCCAAGATGTGGAAAGAATCTTACTGCTAGTGGTGCCAAAGGAAAATCGAAAACCTATTATTACTACCATTGCCATTACAAATGCGGATTTAGATTTGACTCAGATACTTTGAATCATTTATTTGAAGCGGAAATTTCAAAATTGGAATACAATCCAATCATTAAAGACCTTATGAAAGAAATCCTTTTAGATAATTATAAGCAGTTTACCTACGATATCGAAGCGAAACGGAAATCTATTTCAAAAGAGATTAGCTTACTTCATGAAAAAATTGCCAATGCTAGAGATAAATATCTTTCTGATAAGTTGGATGAAGACGATTATAAAGAGATAAAAATACTCACAAAAACTCAAATCGAGCAGTTGGAATTGGAGCTTCATCATATTGTTTCAGAAAGTAAAGAACTTGACATCAAGACAAAAATAGAAAACGCGCTCGATTCCATGGAAAACCTTTCAAACCTTTACCAGCAGGGTGATCTGCTAACAAAAAGAACGATAGGGTGTTTGATATTTCCCCAAAAAGTTGAATTTGACGGAAAAAGTTTTCAAACACCTAAAATGAATATTGTCGCTCAATGTATCTATCAGTATAACAGTGGATTAGGAAATAAAAAAAACCGACATAAGAGAGTGAAAACTCCAAATGTCGGTCTTGTGAGCTCGACAGGATTCAAACCTGTAACCTTCTGA
- a CDS encoding MBL fold metallo-hydrolase, protein MSQAQNFKTLEAGKFTLDVYNASENSFGVASVIVSGKTDAVLVDAQFTLADAEIVAQKIKDSGKNLKAIYVSHNDPDFYFGLEVFKRHFPGVTAYATPKVVEAIAKTAQKKLDVWGGQLGSAVTSNVVLPQILKGSSIELEGEKLEVIGLEEFPARAFMYIPSAKAVVGGINVFGNTFNLWMADAQTAESRPQWIKVLDKMASLQPSIVIPAHGKLTDASDLTSVQHTKEYIQFYEEALKTNTTSEALIKAIKAKYPNLTFETALQLGAKVNTGEMKW, encoded by the coding sequence ATGTCACAAGCACAAAATTTTAAAACATTAGAAGCAGGAAAATTTACATTAGATGTTTATAACGCTTCAGAAAACAGTTTCGGGGTAGCTTCTGTTATTGTTTCAGGAAAAACAGATGCTGTTTTGGTAGATGCACAGTTTACTTTAGCAGATGCCGAAATTGTAGCACAGAAAATTAAAGATTCCGGAAAAAACTTAAAAGCGATCTATGTTTCTCACAACGACCCTGATTTTTATTTCGGGCTGGAAGTTTTCAAAAGACATTTTCCGGGAGTAACGGCTTATGCAACACCGAAAGTGGTAGAAGCAATTGCAAAAACAGCACAGAAAAAACTTGATGTTTGGGGCGGTCAGTTAGGATCAGCAGTAACCAGCAACGTTGTGCTGCCACAGATATTGAAAGGAAGCAGCATTGAACTAGAAGGTGAAAAGCTTGAAGTTATAGGGTTAGAGGAGTTCCCTGCAAGAGCATTCATGTATATTCCTTCTGCAAAAGCTGTGGTAGGTGGTATTAATGTATTCGGAAATACCTTCAACCTTTGGATGGCTGATGCACAAACCGCAGAATCTCGTCCTCAATGGATTAAAGTATTGGATAAAATGGCGTCATTACAACCTTCCATCGTTATTCCTGCTCACGGAAAATTAACTGATGCTTCAGATTTAACCTCTGTACAACACACTAAAGAATATATTCAGTTTTATGAAGAGGCTTTGAAAACCAATACAACTTCTGAAGCTTTGATAAAAGCTATTAAAGCTAAGTACCCTAATCTGACTTTTGAAACAGCTCTTCAGCTTGGAGCGAAGGTGAATACCGGAGAAATGAAGTGGTAA
- a CDS encoding four helix bundle protein encodes MSYRSLDIYKIAFELFLKTHKASFLLPKYELFELGSQLRRSSDSVITNIVEGYGRSIYKNDYIRFLVYCHASNDETINHLEKLIILYPDISNEFEILRNEYNILGGKINVYKKWVKENWNENKQ; translated from the coding sequence ATGAGCTACAGAAGTTTAGATATTTACAAAATAGCTTTTGAATTGTTTTTAAAAACACATAAAGCATCCTTTCTCCTTCCCAAATACGAATTGTTTGAACTAGGAAGCCAGTTAAGAAGATCTTCTGACTCCGTAATTACTAATATTGTTGAGGGATATGGCAGATCAATCTATAAAAATGACTACATTCGCTTTCTCGTATACTGCCACGCCAGTAATGACGAAACAATTAATCATCTCGAAAAACTCATCATCCTATATCCGGATATTTCTAATGAATTTGAAATCTTAAGAAATGAATACAATATATTAGGTGGAAAAATCAATGTATATAAAAAATGGGTAAAAGAAAACTGGAATGAAAATAAACAATAG
- the mtgA gene encoding monofunctional biosynthetic peptidoglycan transglycosylase, translating into MWKRIKQFIFIVLVLNVVFIIWGRFFNPPITLTQIGGLFEYGKLHRDYISYDEMGNNVKKAVIASEDQKFFDHDGFDYTAIEKAMKYNEKGKKIRGGSTISQQTAKNVFLWQGRSWIRKGLEAVYTFIIEKVWSKDIILERYLNSIEMGQGVFGVEAAAQYYFGKSSKDLSASDAAWIAAVLPNPKKYDPKNPSPYLRKKHNWIMRQMRNVSLK; encoded by the coding sequence ATGTGGAAAAGAATTAAACAATTTATTTTCATCGTTCTTGTATTGAACGTAGTTTTCATCATCTGGGGAAGGTTTTTTAATCCACCCATCACTCTTACCCAGATAGGAGGTCTTTTTGAATATGGAAAATTACATAGGGATTATATATCCTATGATGAAATGGGAAATAATGTAAAGAAAGCAGTCATTGCTTCAGAAGACCAGAAATTCTTTGATCACGACGGTTTTGATTATACAGCCATTGAAAAAGCAATGAAGTATAACGAGAAAGGTAAAAAAATAAGAGGTGGAAGTACCATTTCTCAGCAGACCGCCAAAAATGTTTTCCTTTGGCAGGGCAGAAGCTGGATAAGAAAAGGATTGGAAGCGGTCTATACTTTCATTATTGAAAAAGTATGGAGTAAAGACATTATCCTGGAAAGATACCTGAATTCCATCGAAATGGGTCAGGGAGTATTCGGTGTAGAAGCAGCAGCACAATATTATTTCGGTAAATCATCCAAAGATCTAAGTGCCTCAGATGCAGCCTGGATTGCTGCTGTACTGCCGAATCCAAAGAAGTATGATCCAAAGAATCCATCCCCTTATTTAAGAAAGAAACACAATTGGATCATGAGACAGATGAGGAATGTAAGTTTGAAATAG
- a CDS encoding Crp/Fnr family transcriptional regulator, with protein sequence MIEALHLNISRHISSSQTDITEFCHLFTSKTIKKKQFLLREGEVCRFEAFVTKGLFKVYHIDAKGTEQILYFGMEDWWLTDIDSFASQSPSQLFIEAIEDSEVLLISKKDKDFAYENFPFVEKLFRIMTQKTHSALQRRMIDNLSKTADQRYLDFIEKYPSLNQRLTNLQVAAYLGISHEFLSKIRRKTTKGK encoded by the coding sequence ATGATCGAAGCCCTTCATCTTAATATTTCCCGTCATATTTCAAGTTCTCAAACGGATATTACGGAGTTCTGTCATTTATTTACTTCAAAAACCATCAAAAAGAAGCAATTTTTACTACGGGAAGGTGAAGTATGCAGATTTGAAGCCTTCGTTACCAAAGGACTTTTCAAAGTATATCATATTGATGCTAAAGGAACGGAACAGATCCTGTATTTCGGAATGGAAGACTGGTGGCTTACGGATATTGACAGTTTTGCCAGCCAAAGTCCATCACAGCTTTTTATAGAAGCTATTGAGGATAGCGAGGTACTTCTCATTTCAAAAAAGGACAAGGATTTTGCTTATGAAAACTTTCCTTTTGTAGAAAAGCTTTTCCGAATCATGACTCAAAAGACTCACAGTGCTTTGCAACGTAGAATGATTGATAATCTCAGCAAGACTGCCGACCAGCGTTACCTGGATTTCATTGAAAAATACCCATCCCTTAATCAAAGGCTTACGAATTTACAGGTGGCTGCCTATCTTGGAATCAGTCACGAATTCTTAAGTAAAATCAGAAGAAAAACAACTAAAGGGAAATAA
- a CDS encoding bacteriocin-like protein: MKKVLTQKKVSRENLKKIQGAGPMICCAVVCSDPTVCAVWTQLPAKCPESPDCV, from the coding sequence ATGAAAAAAGTACTTACACAAAAGAAAGTATCAAGAGAAAATTTAAAAAAAATTCAAGGGGCAGGACCAATGATATGCTGTGCAGTAGTGTGCTCAGATCCCACTGTATGTGCCGTTTGGACACAATTACCAGCAAAGTGTCCTGAATCACCTGATTGCGTATAA
- a CDS encoding DsbA family protein, with protein sequence MKIIYIMDPLCGWCYGNSDNILKLYDQYKNDLDFEILSGGMWTGSNVRKQSPQMVNFFLKHDEAVTKRTGITFGEGYFELLKQEIVLDSEIPSRAMVSVKTIAPEQVIPFMVAVQKARYYWGKDLNVDATYLEICKNLGIDQEQFLAAFHSEEMKQATLQNFNDAAQYAQSFPTMLVEKDGKYAIIEQGYASFTELEKHIELLKNRVV encoded by the coding sequence ATGAAAATTATATATATTATGGATCCCTTATGCGGATGGTGCTACGGGAATTCCGACAACATATTAAAGCTATACGACCAATACAAAAACGATTTGGATTTTGAAATCCTTTCCGGCGGAATGTGGACGGGCTCCAATGTTAGAAAACAATCACCGCAGATGGTTAATTTCTTTCTTAAACATGATGAAGCTGTAACAAAACGTACGGGAATAACATTTGGTGAAGGTTATTTCGAACTCCTAAAGCAAGAAATTGTATTGGATAGCGAAATTCCATCCAGAGCAATGGTTTCAGTGAAAACAATTGCCCCTGAACAAGTTATTCCTTTCATGGTAGCTGTTCAAAAAGCAAGATATTACTGGGGAAAAGATCTCAACGTAGATGCAACTTATCTTGAGATTTGCAAAAACTTAGGTATTGATCAAGAACAGTTCTTAGCAGCTTTTCATTCTGAAGAAATGAAACAGGCTACTTTACAAAATTTTAATGATGCAGCACAATACGCTCAGTCTTTTCCAACAATGCTGGTTGAAAAAGATGGGAAATATGCCATTATTGAACAGGGTTATGCTTCTTTTACTGAATTAGAAAAGCATATTGAACTCCTTAAAAATAGAGTTGTTTAA
- a CDS encoding nuclear transport factor 2 family protein, with protein sequence MNNLEIVKSTYEGKTSEENGKALASHVATDVQWTEAKGFPYAGTYVGLEEITKNVFSRLGSEWIDYKFTPENYVADGDKVVAFGTYTGTYKITMKPFSARVAHIWHLKDGKIVKFEQFVDSKTVVDAMK encoded by the coding sequence ATGAACAATTTAGAAATTGTAAAAAGTACATACGAAGGAAAAACATCTGAGGAAAACGGAAAAGCATTGGCAAGCCATGTTGCAACTGATGTTCAATGGACAGAAGCCAAAGGTTTTCCTTATGCAGGAACCTATGTAGGGTTAGAAGAAATCACCAAAAACGTTTTCAGCCGTTTGGGAAGTGAATGGATTGATTATAAGTTCACCCCGGAAAATTATGTTGCCGATGGTGATAAAGTAGTTGCTTTTGGAACGTATACCGGAACCTATAAAATAACTATGAAGCCCTTTTCTGCTCGTGTTGCTCATATCTGGCACTTGAAAGATGGTAAAATTGTGAAATTTGAACAATTCGTAGACAGTAAGACAGTTGTAGATGCGATGAAATAG
- a CDS encoding recombinase yields MKFFNSSTNFESVLKKYFSFKNETLSLEPFAELLESVKRADFTVVLNFLRNNPNFAENFKYYIHNIFKGRPFNLSLTEANILSENAFFPELKKRILNKVLPPVENEKTVWYMIDNVSFRPKTDLKYLHNLPENEVNEFLTLIGASDFIIKPNVKKELIFSMNILSWRVTGMAMEVEVVRMAPQYRNLSNPFLALQNELEALAEDLVKDPELQLHSKDSRYKQIKIYSEQCLEFVNIAFKNSAKYGISGKINQSLLKIRQQTERIYEIVQLLIIDNEEDVLVKSKQLIFNILNYKSHKNNIADLINDSTRLISHLITNHTAETGTHYITSTRKEYMTMFYKASGGGIIVGALCVLKMLYGYIPGSDFSHAFLYSMNYAMGFVMIYLMGFTLATKQPAMTAATMTKVLSEEGNSQRNNTEFAHLVSKLFRSQFIAFVGNVLLAFPVALAIIYGLDVFFSQNLAVDRSDKLLKDLDPFKSKAILHASIAGFYLFISGIISGNIGNNSVFYQIPERIAKNLSIRSFFGKKFAKGLSKYYAKNWPGIVSNFWFGVFLGATAPVGLFFGLDLDIRHITFAAGNFALGLYGKDFSVDSYTFWISFVTVFLIGFFNFLVSFSLSMFLAFRSRKMNFGQVSEIYKEIFRYFIKHPLKFFLPLSSGLDKKADDLMSSTISNKSEEH; encoded by the coding sequence ATGAAATTCTTTAATTCCAGCACAAATTTTGAGTCAGTTCTTAAAAAATACTTTTCTTTTAAGAACGAAACCCTTTCTTTGGAACCCTTTGCAGAGCTGTTAGAAAGTGTGAAAAGGGCAGACTTTACCGTTGTGCTTAATTTTCTCAGAAACAATCCGAATTTTGCGGAAAATTTCAAATATTACATTCATAATATTTTTAAAGGAAGACCATTCAACCTGTCTTTGACGGAAGCCAATATTCTTTCTGAAAATGCCTTCTTCCCGGAACTTAAAAAGCGAATCCTGAATAAGGTGCTGCCACCTGTAGAAAATGAAAAAACAGTGTGGTACATGATTGATAATGTAAGTTTCAGACCCAAAACTGATCTCAAGTATCTTCACAATCTTCCGGAAAATGAAGTGAATGAATTTTTGACGCTCATTGGGGCTTCAGACTTTATCATTAAGCCTAATGTAAAAAAAGAATTGATCTTTTCTATGAATATCCTTTCATGGAGGGTGACGGGAATGGCAATGGAAGTAGAAGTGGTAAGAATGGCTCCTCAGTACAGAAATCTTTCTAATCCATTTTTAGCACTACAAAACGAATTGGAAGCCCTGGCAGAGGATCTGGTTAAGGATCCTGAACTACAGCTCCACTCCAAAGACAGCCGATATAAGCAGATTAAAATTTATTCGGAGCAGTGTCTGGAATTCGTGAATATAGCCTTTAAAAATTCTGCTAAATATGGTATTTCGGGAAAGATCAATCAGTCATTGCTGAAGATTCGGCAGCAGACCGAAAGAATTTATGAGATTGTTCAGCTATTGATCATTGACAATGAAGAAGATGTCCTTGTAAAATCTAAACAGCTGATCTTTAATATCCTGAATTACAAATCTCACAAAAATAATATTGCAGATCTTATCAATGACAGTACAAGGCTGATTTCCCACCTGATCACCAACCACACAGCAGAAACCGGAACACATTATATTACTTCTACCAGAAAGGAGTATATGACCATGTTCTACAAGGCAAGTGGTGGCGGTATTATCGTAGGAGCGCTCTGTGTTTTGAAAATGTTATACGGATATATCCCAGGAAGTGACTTTTCACACGCATTTCTATATTCAATGAACTATGCGATGGGGTTTGTAATGATCTATCTGATGGGATTCACACTGGCTACCAAACAGCCGGCAATGACTGCTGCAACCATGACTAAAGTTTTGTCTGAAGAAGGAAACAGCCAAAGAAACAATACCGAGTTTGCCCACCTTGTTTCCAAATTATTCCGTAGCCAGTTTATTGCTTTCGTAGGAAACGTTTTGCTGGCATTTCCTGTAGCGCTTGCCATTATTTATGGACTGGATGTGTTTTTCTCACAAAACCTTGCTGTTGACAGATCAGATAAGTTACTAAAAGATCTGGATCCTTTTAAATCAAAAGCCATTCTCCATGCGAGTATTGCAGGTTTTTATCTTTTTATTTCGGGAATTATTTCAGGAAATATTGGGAATAACTCAGTATTCTACCAGATCCCTGAAAGAATTGCCAAAAACCTTTCCATCAGAAGTTTTTTTGGTAAGAAATTTGCGAAAGGATTATCAAAATATTATGCAAAGAACTGGCCGGGAATTGTTTCTAATTTCTGGTTTGGGGTTTTTCTTGGAGCAACGGCACCTGTAGGATTATTCTTTGGACTTGATTTGGATATCAGACACATTACCTTTGCTGCCGGAAACTTTGCGTTAGGATTGTATGGAAAAGATTTTTCAGTAGATTCTTACACATTCTGGATCTCCTTTGTAACGGTCTTCTTAATTGGATTCTTCAACTTCCTGGTAAGCTTCAGTTTATCTATGTTCCTGGCGTTCAGGTCAAGAAAAATGAACTTCGGACAGGTAAGTGAAATCTATAAAGAAATTTTCAGGTACTTTATAAAGCATCCGCTGAAATTCTTCCTGCCGCTAAGTTCAGGATTAGATAAGAAAGCAGATGATTTGATGAGCAGTACGATTTCTAATAAATCGGAAGAACATTAA